One part of the Treponema peruense genome encodes these proteins:
- the gspG gene encoding type II secretion system major pseudopilin GspG, with product MKFKKNKANEGWTFMETLVVMAIVLVLTASVGFSSIKQIDKARVVTARTQIESFCVALDSFYMDTGRYPTENEGLDALWIKPFGLESGVFWNGPYVSKAIPQDPWGNSYVYEIPGNNGLAYSVLSYGKDGYKGGDDDSKDITSWQ from the coding sequence ATGAAATTCAAAAAAAATAAGGCAAATGAAGGCTGGACCTTTATGGAAACTCTTGTCGTTATGGCAATTGTTCTTGTTCTAACAGCATCTGTAGGATTCAGTTCCATTAAGCAGATAGACAAAGCACGTGTCGTAACAGCCAGAACGCAGATAGAAAGCTTCTGCGTTGCCCTCGATTCGTTTTATATGGATACAGGAAGATATCCTACTGAAAATGAAGGGCTGGATGCATTGTGGATAAAACCGTTCGGTCTGGAAAGCGGTGTGTTTTGGAATGGGCCGTATGTTTCAAAGGCAATTCCACAGGATCCGTGGGGAAACAGCTATGTTTATGAAATTCCTGGGAACAACGGACTTGCGTATTCTGTATTGTCTTACGGAAAAGACGGGTATAAGGGAGGAGATGATGATTCTAAAGACATTACTTCATGGCAATAA
- a CDS encoding type IV pilus modification PilV family protein, with protein sequence MILKTLLHGNKGFGLLESMVVLFITGTVVSGTILLAAVAVKSSSSLSDRTHSYIERENNENENKITYGLKVE encoded by the coding sequence ATGATTCTAAAGACATTACTTCATGGCAATAAAGGATTCGGACTTCTGGAAAGTATGGTGGTTTTATTTATTACAGGTACCGTTGTTTCGGGAACAATTCTTCTTGCTGCAGTTGCTGTAAAATCATCATCATCACTTTCTGATCGTACACATTCTTATATAGAAAGAGAGAATAATGAAAATGAAAATAAAATTACATACGGCCTCAAAGTTGAATGA
- a CDS encoding peptidase associated/transthyretin-like domain-containing protein: MKKNLSAIFFSLVLCSCATMKTEKVSLNGMVYDFYNEPVQGASVFVDGKEYCRTDVYGHFTIENKKSGFCVNLVVKKQGYETVSFTAGVSGAGNLAYIKMYSQEQLLYKAESLFSDGAVQDALSVLEHASEAGADTLSVFFQEALILCSLKEYKTAEEKLLSLLELGFDNPYIYLLLADIYQYGYVSMVPAKNYLKEFLSKISDSSVQLRYDSL, from the coding sequence ATGAAAAAAAATCTTTCGGCTATATTTTTTAGTCTTGTTTTGTGCAGCTGTGCAACCATGAAGACAGAGAAAGTTTCTCTCAACGGAATGGTCTATGATTTTTATAATGAGCCTGTTCAGGGGGCCTCTGTCTTTGTTGACGGAAAGGAGTATTGCAGAACTGATGTTTACGGCCACTTTACAATCGAAAACAAAAAATCAGGTTTCTGCGTGAATCTTGTTGTCAAAAAGCAAGGATATGAAACTGTTTCATTTACGGCCGGCGTATCCGGTGCCGGTAATCTTGCTTATATAAAAATGTATTCACAAGAACAGCTTTTGTATAAGGCTGAAAGTCTCTTTTCTGATGGAGCTGTACAGGATGCACTTTCTGTTCTTGAACATGCGTCTGAAGCAGGAGCCGATACTCTGTCGGTTTTTTTTCAGGAAGCATTGATTTTGTGTTCGTTAAAAGAATATAAAACTGCAGAAGAAAAACTTTTGTCACTTCTGGAATTAGGTTTCGATAATCCTTACATATATCTTCTTCTTGCCGATATTTATCAGTACGGGTATGTCAGTATGGTTCCTGCCAAAAATTAT